TCAAACTACCCTTTGGTGTTTAGGTAGCTTCACAAGTTTCCAAGTTTAGTTCTTTTCCAATGAATCCATCTCTTCATTCACCACGTTTAAACaatacttgctctctttgctctCAAATGCCTCTTTGAAGTTTCTAGGCTCCGAGTCTTGCACATCTTCAGCCGCATTTAGAGCAAAACACACCAAGTCCGCATAACCATATCTACTAGGAGCCGTAATGGTCCTCCTTTCTCTATCTCTAGCCAAAAGATAATCAGGATCCACTACCGGTTGAGTTTCACTTGTATCCGATGtcgaagcttcatcttctacatcatttttttcttcatttggaAGCTCCACCTCAAACTGAGTTTCCTCCACCATTGTTTTCGGTACTAAAGTCTCTAGGTCTTTACACTTCATCCCCATACGGGTCTCATCAAAGGTAACATCCCTACTAATCAAGACTTTTGATCCTCCACTAGATTCCAATTTCCACAACTTGTAACCCTTCTCACCTTCCGGATAACCAATGAAGACACATTTCAAAGCTCTAGGCTCAAGCTTGTCTTGCTTGATATACGCATATGCAAAGCTCCGAAAACCATCAAAGATGAGTAATCTACCGGTTTCCCACTCCATACTTCCATAGGTGTCTTGAAGTCTATTCATGTTGATGGACATCTATTGATCAAATAAGCAACAGTTGTCACTGCTTCACCCTAGAAACTCTTAGGTAACCCAGCTCCTAGAAGCATACACCTCACACACTCCAAAAGGGTCATATTCATGTGTTCAGCAAGACCATTTTGTTGCGGTGTTCTCGGTACAGTCCTATGCCTCTTGAATCCATTCAAcctgcaaaactcattaaattgctctgaaacaaactccaggCCATTATCAGTTCTCAATCCTTTTAGTTTAGATcccatttgattttctatgagAGTGTGCCATTCCTTAAACTTCTCAAAGgtgtcaattttgtttttcaaaacaaagaccCACACTcttgtagaataatcatcaatgatgaaaagaaaataGGAACCCCCTCCATGAGTGGAAGAACCCCAAAGGTCCGAATGTACATACTTAAAACGTCTACTAGAATGATGCATACCACTACCAAACTTTACTCTATGTTGCTTTCCTAGTATGCAATGCTCACAAAATTCTATCTTGTCCAATTCATCTTTTCCCAGCAAACCTTGTTTAACTAGTTCAACTAAACCTCTTTCACTAACATGCTCCAATCTCAAATGCCACAATTCAGAATTATTATGAGGTACAACACTAGCTACCGGTGCATTACCAATTACTATGGAACCATCTAAAATGTATAAACCATTCATTTTAGACCCTTTAACCGTAATCAATGCACCATGCGAAATTTTACAAACCTCATGCTCAATTCTAGTGCAATAACCTAGACTATCAAACATGCTTAGGGAAATTAAATTTCGCTTAAGTTCGGGAACAAATCTCACATCCTTTAAAAGGAATTCACGGCCATCAAACATCTTTAGACAAACGGTGCCCATGCCTTGGACTTTGCATGCTTTGTTATTTCCAAGTCGAACAACTCCTCCTTCTTTTAAAGCCAAAGTCTCAAAATATTCATCTGATCTTTCCAATACTTGATGTGGATATTACCTTGTATCATTGTCCTTTATCATGTAACATATTGTCTACTCGCAATGATTCTTACGCATAATTTTAGGATTTGTTTTCCCCAATGAACACATCTGTGACAAATAAAAAGGATCAGAAGCTTTAAATGTAAGACCCTTTACAAATATTTAGAGGCATTCATTGTTTTTCcccttcaaatttgtttttgaatatgaAAATTCAACAATGACTGTTTATATACACAAATGATAGTAATAATCATACACTAATCTCATACATTAATTAcacaacaaacttttttttaaagtaaaaaatatcattgaatCTTATAAATGGGGTATAGAATACTAAAATACTAGTACTAGTAAGGTATACAAGTTGCATTTGCAATTTTgtagtttcaactttcaatatACCCCATGCACCGATCTGACAGTCTTACCTTTGAATTTTTGGtctcattattatatttttatgattcaaTACTGCTTCTCATTAATATCTTCCCATAATGTGTAATAGTGGTGCTATACTAAGCACCGACAATCTTACCATTCTCAACAGAACATCACATTCACATCATGATCAAATGAATAAAATGGCTTCTCTACTGGAGAGAGACCCTAAATACATGTGAAAgctacataaaaatttattaattgtaTACAAACTCGTTTAATAGCATCCACAATAGTAATGTCTTCACAATTTAAGACCTAGTATCTAATAGGTACTGACATTGTGGGGAAAAAGATTGGGAGTCTTTTAAGACCCAGGGTCTAACTTAAGACCTTCAAATTGAGAGTCTCCATTATACATATTCTAACGTGTAATTTTGTTTCATCAGTATATGCCAGCTAATCCTAATTTACTTTATGTCACGCTTCTAAATTTCAAACGTTTTTGactttagactttttttttttttagcaatgacTTTAGACTTATGCAAACTCTGCTTTTGTCCTTTAATATAAcgtgggttaaatatgtttttgtccctataaatataccaacttttcgttttagtctctctaaaattttccttcaacttttagtctctataaaattttcaatcactacttttggtccctatttttaagttaatttttgtatttttttttttaatgaaattgcaCAGatatgtgtagaatattgtaacaaaaattaccaaaaaaaattagaattattttaacaaaacataaattaattatgaactTTTAATcgtaaaaaatgtaaaaattcatattaaattgatgttttgttaaaaaatattctaatattttttaggagaggctcttataatattatgaatttttccacaaaattttattcaaaaatataaattcttcatatgagtttactttaaaagagggaccaaaagtgaagatggaaatttttttaaggactaaaagttgaaggaaaattttagaatgattaaaacaaaaagttggtatacttataaggaccaaaaacatatttaatcgaTATAATGTTGATCTAATTTTTCAACTGCAACCAACCAGTGGAAATTAATGTAATGTAGTACAGTACTCATTAGTTAGACACAAAGCCTTCGTTAGTTAAAGCACTCATTATTGCTGTCATTTTTAGTTCAGTATGAAAGTGTttttaatcatcaaaattatataCTTGTGAATATGAATATCCCCTGGTAAAATTGTACACTTTAACCCCTTTATATATTCCATTCCATAAATTCAAGTTACATAAACTTCAGTTCTGTATCACTTCATTTGTAATACTTCTCTAACTCATTTGATGTGATGCTTCATTCTATGATGTGTTCTTGGTGTCCACATTTCATATATAAAAGGTAATATCTCATattataatttcaaaattttaatactTGCATCACCAACTCAATGTTTATAATCTTGAATGATGTTTTGTTAACTTTACTTTATTAGAGGAATCATGAAGTTATTTTGGTTAAAATATTGATGGAATGCTGTTTTGGACTATTTTAGTGAAATACTTGGCCCATCTGCATCCCTTTTTAACTATTCTTTGTTCCCTAAATGTCTCAATGTGATTCATGAGTTTTGACCAAACAATCAAAATAGGGTTAATAAGGCAAATAGTTTTCAATATTTCATATCACCTTTTCAGAGTATATACATTGACCTATTAAGATGGAAATGACCAGAAATCAACACTCATAATCAATGAACTTTTACTAAGGTCGAATTGATAAGGAGTACTTGATTACGTAGCCTAACTCATCTGGTCATATTTTACTTACCTCTGAGTCAAAATCAAGATTATCAGAGTTACTTTCCCTTAAAAACCGGAGGATTAAGACAAGAAATTGGGAGAATGAAGCCGACTTTATGAAAagaatgttatttatttttataaagtacAAAGACATTCAaacttttgcttttttcttttttgagttcTGTTTTTCTTGGAATATGTGATTCTCAATTATTACCATGCCTTTTCCCAATCTCCCATCTCACTTGTTTTTGAAACACATGAGAACTGATCTTATGTgtgaatttcttttctttatactcaataaaataaaaaatgcactTTAGTCTCCCATCAGATGGAATACtttacctttttctttttcttttagttaaaagaatttgaattaACACCTCAAGTATTGAAAGAACTAGCTTGCCTCAATGGTCCATCTCAAAGAATTTCCTAACTTCAAAACCTGCTACATGGTAAGCATGTGTaagaatgtttttttattctttcttgtTTTCATGTAAAGCTACAATAGTGATGTTTTCTgcttcaacaaaataatattcacATACTAAAATTCAAGTACCTAGAAAATACTAGGTTCTTCAAATGAGTTAAATGAGTTTGTAATCACTCATTTAACAAAGTGATTAAAGGGCTCCAATATTTCATCAAATTTCCTCATTTAACACAATGTGTTTGGAATCACTTTTAGCTCTCCCCATTGTGAATGTAAACCAATCAAAACCACTGTTTCATGCTTATTTATAGTGCACTTTCCAAATGCCACATTACTAATTTTAGCTTTAACAATTTGCcatgatttttcaaattcaaaccagGAAATGAAGATCAATTGAAGTCAGAATTTGGAGATACAATACAACTTTACCCACACAAAACTTTTATCACCAAAGAAGCATCATCAATGAAGTTCCAATTCTTCATTGTTCCATTTCTTCTTCTAAGCATCATATCATCACTCTTTAACTTGACTCTAGCTGACTTAATCTCAGATAAATATTCTCTCCTTGAATTCTCTTCTACTCTTCCACATGCCTTAAGATTGAACTGGAATAACTCTACTCCTATTTGCACTTCATGGATTGGCATAACTTGCAACCAAAATGAAACTAATGTCATAAGCATCCATCTTCCGGGAATTGGATTAAAGGGTGCCATTCCGAATAACAGCAGCCTAGGAAAACTTGATTCCCTTAGAATCCTAAGCCTTCATTCAAATGAACTTAGTGGAAATCTTCCATCTAACATTCTATCTATTCCTTCACTTCAATATGTTAATCTTCAACACAATAACTTCACAGGCCTAATCCCTTCTTCTATCTCCTCAAAACTCATTGCATTGGATCTTTCCTTTAACTCTTTCTTTGGAGCTATTCCTGTATTCAACCTTACTAGGCTAAAATACTTGAATTTGAGCTTTAATAATTTGAATGGTTCAATTCCATTTTCCATTAATCACTTCCCTTTAAATTCTTTTGTTGGAAACTCTCTCTTATGTGGTTCCCCTCTCAAAAACTGTTCTACAATCTCTCCTTCTCCATCTCCTTCTCCGTCAACTACTCGAAATCAAAAGTCTACAACTTCAAAGAAATTCTTTGGAGTGGCTTCTATACTTGCTTTATCAATTGGAGGAATAGCCTTTCTTTCTCTCATAGTTTTGGTGATCTTTGTGTGttttttgaagagaaagagTAACAGCAGTGAAGATATACCGATAGGAAAGACGAAGAATGAGgattcaatttcaaaaagtttTGAGAGTGAAGTTTTGGAGGGTGAAAGGAACAAATTGTTATTCTTTGAGGGTTGTTCTTATAGTTTTGACCTTGAAGACTTGTTGAAGGCTTCAGCTGAAGTACTTGGAAAAGGAAGCTATGGAACAACATACAAGGCTAAATTGGAGGAAGGAATGACAGTTGTGGTTAAAAGGTTAAGAGAAGTTTTGGTCGGAAAGAAGGAGTTTGAGCAGCAGATGGAGGTTGTTGGAAGAATTGGAAGACATCCTAATGTCCTACCACTTAGAGCTTATTACTATTCCAAAGATGAGAAACTTCTTGTTTGCGACTACATGCTTGGTGGAAGCTTGTTTTCATTACTTCATGGTATGTTTTCCATTCATACATACTCTCTTTTTGTATCATTAGTCCATAATGTGTTTCTTTGTCATCATTTTTTGACTGCATTGGATCTTTACATCAGCATAAAGTAACTTATATATGATAGCGTCTATCATGATAGTAAAAAACAGTCTGCGACAGTAATTGTGGCCGTGATATCAAGGCTTTTTTATGTCTGCATGAAAACATCGCGACAGCAAGAGAAACTGTATCAAGCATATTTGACAATGATTTTTCTACAATATCAAGGATAGTGgcatcaaaatttaaaacattggtgTATATTAGACACAGTCAATAATATGAAATGAAACATAACAGAACTTATAGTTCTTATTGTTCTATTATTCTAATATGTCCTTAATTTATAAACAACATAGGAAACAGGGGTGAAGGAAGAACTCCATTAAACTGGAATTCAAGAATGAAGATTGCCCTGGGAGCTGCCAAAGGAATTGCTTCCATCCACAAAGAGGGAGGTCCAAAATTTATTCATGGCAACGTCAAGTCAACCAATGTACTCGTAACACAAGAACTTGATGGTTGCATCGCTGATGTTGGACTTACTCCCCTTATGAACACCTTATCAACCATGTCAAGATCCAATGGATACCGTGCTCCAGAAGTGATCGAATCAAGGAAGATCGCCACTCAGAAGAGTGATGTTTACAGCTTTGGTGTAATCCTTCTTGAAATGCTTACAGGGAAGATTCCATTAGGATATTCTGGTTATGAGCATGACATGGTTGATCTTCCAAGGTGGGTTAGGTCAGTGGTTCACGAGGAATGGACGGCTGAAGTTTTCGATGAGGAGATGATTAGAGGTGGAGAGTATGTTGAAGAGGAGATGGTGCAGATGCTTCAGATTGCATTGGCTTGTGTGGCAAAGGTGGTAGATAATAGGCCAACAATGGATGAAGTTGTTAGAAACATGGCGGAAATTAGGCACCCTGAGTTGAAGAAAAGtacatcttctgaatctgaatCTAATGTATAAACACTATGACATGAAGCTTTGATTCCCAAGTCCTGCTACAACTGAGAGAAAGAGACAAGATCACTATGTATAATGTTTTAAATTCCATATTTCTTAGCGAGAATACTAATGTTTCAGATGCGCCATGTTATGTTGGG
Above is a genomic segment from Medicago truncatula cultivar Jemalong A17 chromosome 5, MtrunA17r5.0-ANR, whole genome shotgun sequence containing:
- the LOC11410584 gene encoding probable inactive receptor kinase At5g58300, whose amino-acid sequence is MKFQFFIVPFLLLSIISSLFNLTLADLISDKYSLLEFSSTLPHALRLNWNNSTPICTSWIGITCNQNETNVISIHLPGIGLKGAIPNNSSLGKLDSLRILSLHSNELSGNLPSNILSIPSLQYVNLQHNNFTGLIPSSISSKLIALDLSFNSFFGAIPVFNLTRLKYLNLSFNNLNGSIPFSINHFPLNSFVGNSLLCGSPLKNCSTISPSPSPSPSTTRNQKSTTSKKFFGVASILALSIGGIAFLSLIVLVIFVCFLKRKSNSSEDIPIGKTKNEDSISKSFESEVLEGERNKLLFFEGCSYSFDLEDLLKASAEVLGKGSYGTTYKAKLEEGMTVVVKRLREVLVGKKEFEQQMEVVGRIGRHPNVLPLRAYYYSKDEKLLVCDYMLGGSLFSLLHGNRGEGRTPLNWNSRMKIALGAAKGIASIHKEGGPKFIHGNVKSTNVLVTQELDGCIADVGLTPLMNTLSTMSRSNGYRAPEVIESRKIATQKSDVYSFGVILLEMLTGKIPLGYSGYEHDMVDLPRWVRSVVHEEWTAEVFDEEMIRGGEYVEEEMVQMLQIALACVAKVVDNRPTMDEVVRNMAEIRHPELKKSTSSESESNV